Below is a window of Hydrogenimonas sp. SS33 DNA.
CGAACTGCTCTACGAAAAGGAGAAGGAGCTTCCCCCGCTGCCGCAGGAGGCAGACCCCTACGACGAGCGTGAAGTGATGAAGTGGGCCCATAAAATCCGCGACCATTTCCTCGCCGCGAAGGTGAGCGACCGGGCCAGGAAGGCGTTGGACAAAAACAGCGCCCGGGAGGTGGCGGCGGCCTCCTGGTTTTCCAAAGAGAGCCTCGACTACTGGGACTTCAAGAAGGGGTACACCCCCGAGGTGGATGGGTGGTTCAAAGCGCTCAAACGGGCCGTCGCCGACTACTACCGCCGCAAGGAGCGCTACTACCTGGCCCGGATGCACCGCCTCTTTGGGCGCTACCTGGAGGTGAGAAACGGCCATATCCGGCAGACCGGGCAGCTCCATTTCAAAGATATCGAGCACTTCACCTACGACCTGCTGCGGCGGCCGGAGTTCACGGACTTCCTCTATTTCCGCCTCGACGCGCGCATCTCGCACCTGCTTTTCGACGAGTTTCAGGACACTTCCGTCACCCAGTACCGGCTCTTCGAGCCGATCATCGCCGAGATCGCGTCGGCGCAGACGGGACGGAGCTTTTTCTACGTGGGCGACACGAAACAGTCGATCTACCGCTTCCGGGGCGGGCAGAAGGCGCTGTTTGACCATGTGGCACGCCGCTTCGACATTCCCGTGGAGCACTTGAGGGTCAACTACCGCTCCAGGGAGGCCATCGTCGGTTTCGTCAACCGCACTTTTCCCTATGTGCAGCCTCCCCAGGAGGCGGTGCGGGAAGGGGGCCTGGTCGAGGTTCGCGAAGGCGACCCCCTCGAAGAGGGGCTGAAGGTGGTCGAGTCGCTCCTTGGTGCCGGCATCGCGCCGGAGGCGATCGCCATTCTGGTCCACGACAACAAAGAGATTCTCGAAGTGGGCGACGCCATCAAGGCGCGATTCGGCCTGGAGATCGCCACCCACAAGCGGGCCCGCGTCGCGTCGCAGCCGACGGCGGCGGCGATCATCGAGGCGATGCGCTTGCTCTATGCCCGCAGCCGGGGCAGGAGCGGCGACCTCCATCGCCTCAATTTCCTGGCGCTGACGGGCCGGGACTACGACCCCGCTTTTGCCGTCGACATCCCCTTGGAGCGCCCGACGAAGATGGTCAGGCGCCTCATGGAGACCTACGGCCTGGCGGACGAAGCGTCGATGCGGCTGCTGGAGTTCACCATTCCCCTGCACGATTTGACCGAATTTGTCGTGGAGGTGGCCCGTTACGACGAGGAGCTGCCGCCCAGGGAGGTCAAAGGGATCCAGGTGCTGACGATCCACAAATCCAAAGGGCTGGAGTTCGAGCATGTCATCGTGCTGGACCGCTTCGGCAAAGGGGCCGGCGACCGCGCCACCGTCCTTTTCGAGTATGAGGATATTGCCCTGCGGCGCATCTGGATGAAGTTCAAAAACCGGGAGGCGGTGGACGGGGAGTACGCCGCCGCCAAGGGGAAAGAGGAGCGGCTCAAAGCCGAGGATGCGATGAACCGCACCTACGTCGCCTTCACCCGCGCCGGCAGTGCCCTTTTTGTGGTGAAAAAGGAGAAGCAGTCCGCCTTCGAGGGGCTGGAGCTGCCCGTCGGCCGCATCGGCAGCCTGCCGCCCGCCGGCCCGACCTCTCCGCCGGCGCCGAAACCCGCACCCCTGCGCGTGGAACTTCGCGACTACGGCCGCCAGGCGGTGACGGTGCAGCCGGAGAGGTACGAAGCCAACGACTTCGCCGCCATCTACCTGGGCCAGGGGGTCCACTACCTCTTCGAAACCGACGACTTCGACGCCTTTTTGAACCGCTACGGGCGCCTCTGCGACCCGCTGCAGGCCAGAGCCCTCTACGAAGCGGGCAGGGACCTTCCCGCCTACCGGGCATTGACGGAAGGAAAAGTGACCCATGAACTTCCCTATGTGTACAACCGGGAGATGGGTATTGTCGATCTTTTCGTCGATCGGGGCGAGAGCGGAGTGATCATCGACTACAAAACCGTTACGCCCCACGACATCGAACCGTACCGCCGGCAGCTGCACCGCTACAAAGATGCACTCTCGGCCCTTGTCCCGGGAAAACGCATCGAAACCTATCTCTATTTCCTCGACCGCCTTGAACTGGTCCGTGTCGGGTGACTTTCACCGGGGCCGTGTTTTTAAGAATCAAAATAAATAAAATTGCATTGTATTTAAATATATAACAATAATGAATCACAGTTGCGTGTGCAAAATTCCTTTTTTTTCTCTTG
It encodes the following:
- a CDS encoding RecB-like helicase, with protein sequence MSSPKMPRLLALSASAGSGKTFALVARYIALLFTGARPSEILAITFTNKAAGEMRERVTSALASLPEAMIPAIAEASGLSEAGLQARRPEVLRRFLESDLKVMTIDSFIHQVLRKFCWYAGLDADFEIASTPKERFFEAFLESLDDKTYAGMVDFARFEAQKSGSIVDFFELLYEKEKELPPLPQEADPYDEREVMKWAHKIRDHFLAAKVSDRARKALDKNSAREVAAASWFSKESLDYWDFKKGYTPEVDGWFKALKRAVADYYRRKERYYLARMHRLFGRYLEVRNGHIRQTGQLHFKDIEHFTYDLLRRPEFTDFLYFRLDARISHLLFDEFQDTSVTQYRLFEPIIAEIASAQTGRSFFYVGDTKQSIYRFRGGQKALFDHVARRFDIPVEHLRVNYRSREAIVGFVNRTFPYVQPPQEAVREGGLVEVREGDPLEEGLKVVESLLGAGIAPEAIAILVHDNKEILEVGDAIKARFGLEIATHKRARVASQPTAAAIIEAMRLLYARSRGRSGDLHRLNFLALTGRDYDPAFAVDIPLERPTKMVRRLMETYGLADEASMRLLEFTIPLHDLTEFVVEVARYDEELPPREVKGIQVLTIHKSKGLEFEHVIVLDRFGKGAGDRATVLFEYEDIALRRIWMKFKNREAVDGEYAAAKGKEERLKAEDAMNRTYVAFTRAGSALFVVKKEKQSAFEGLELPVGRIGSLPPAGPTSPPAPKPAPLRVELRDYGRQAVTVQPERYEANDFAAIYLGQGVHYLFETDDFDAFLNRYGRLCDPLQARALYEAGRDLPAYRALTEGKVTHELPYVYNREMGIVDLFVDRGESGVIIDYKTVTPHDIEPYRRQLHRYKDALSALVPGKRIETYLYFLDRLELVRVG